One Bacteroidales bacterium DNA segment encodes these proteins:
- a CDS encoding outer membrane lipoprotein-sorting protein — translation MKTIKLSVLVSVLFLFAGFSTNAQDANTILKKMDDVMYSPKDMSGKVKIVLIDKSGKQKTREAIITQKGNDKRIFRFTAPSSQAGIAVLSLPNDVMYLYMPAFGKERRISSSVKNQKFAGTDFSYDDMESKPNSEKYTPKLLKTEGNAYVLELKPKSGKSEYSKVIMKVHKTHFYPISAEFYDKGNNKVKEGKSVYKKIGKYWNAQEMTMTDLKKKHTTKMIMSNVQYDKGLSDDEFTVRKLKQAF, via the coding sequence ATGAAAACAATTAAATTATCAGTATTAGTAAGTGTATTATTCCTTTTTGCAGGATTTAGTACAAACGCACAAGATGCAAATACCATTTTAAAGAAAATGGATGATGTAATGTATTCCCCAAAAGACATGTCGGGAAAAGTAAAGATTGTATTAATTGACAAATCAGGAAAGCAAAAAACACGTGAAGCAATTATTACTCAAAAAGGAAATGATAAACGAATATTCCGATTTACCGCACCGTCTTCCCAAGCCGGAATTGCAGTTTTATCATTACCAAATGATGTGATGTATTTATACATGCCGGCTTTTGGGAAAGAACGCAGAATATCATCATCAGTTAAAAATCAGAAATTTGCAGGCACTGATTTTTCTTACGATGATATGGAATCAAAACCAAACTCTGAAAAATATACTCCGAAATTATTAAAAACAGAAGGGAATGCCTATGTTTTAGAGTTAAAACCAAAATCAGGCAAATCAGAATATTCAAAAGTGATTATGAAAGTGCATAAAACACATTTTTACCCTATTTCGGCAGAATTTTACGATAAAGGAAATAATAAAGTAAAAGAAGGAAAATCTGTTTACAAAAAAATTGGCAAATACTGGAATGCACAAGAAATGACAATGACTGATTTAAAGAAAAAACATACAACAAAAATGATAATGTCCAATGTTCAATATGATAAAGGCTTATCAGATGATGAATTTACCGTAAGAAAATTAAAACAAGCATTTTAG
- a CDS encoding 1-acyl-sn-glycerol-3-phosphate acyltransferase, with translation MNNINISHIIKNSDSKFLKSLPNFVIKLIIKIFRQKELNKTINKCSDYDGIDFMTKFLEELNIKIEIEGQENLPENGKCFFVANHPFGLLDGIILTNIVGNKYKQIKIIGNEALMFIPNLRSIIANVSVFGKNPKKYFIELNKVFASDIPIIHFPFGLISRFYKFKIQDRSWKKSFITKAVANQRDVVPIKFYGRNSNLFYMVYIFRQILNIKLKIELILFPREMFKKKGESIKVKIGKSISYNVFDKSLSHTEWAQKVKNQVYKLN, from the coding sequence ATGAACAACATCAATATTTCACATATTATAAAAAATTCTGATTCAAAATTTTTGAAAAGTTTACCTAATTTTGTTATTAAGCTTATTATCAAAATATTCAGACAAAAGGAATTAAACAAAACTATTAACAAATGTTCTGATTATGACGGTATTGATTTTATGACAAAATTTTTGGAAGAACTTAATATTAAAATTGAAATTGAAGGACAAGAAAATTTACCTGAAAACGGAAAATGTTTTTTTGTTGCCAATCATCCGTTTGGCTTATTAGACGGGATAATACTAACAAATATTGTCGGCAATAAATACAAACAAATAAAAATTATTGGTAACGAGGCATTAATGTTTATACCCAATTTGCGGTCAATAATTGCTAATGTAAGTGTATTCGGAAAAAATCCAAAAAAATACTTTATTGAGTTAAATAAGGTATTTGCGTCTGACATCCCAATTATACATTTCCCCTTTGGATTAATTTCACGATTTTATAAATTTAAGATACAAGATAGATCTTGGAAGAAAAGTTTTATTACAAAAGCTGTTGCAAACCAGAGAGATGTAGTTCCAATCAAATTTTACGGCAGAAATTCAAATCTATTTTATATGGTATATATTTTCAGGCAAATTTTAAATATTAAATTAAAAATTGAATTGATTCTTTTTCCAAGAGAAATGTTTAAGAAAAAAGGAGAATCAATTAAAGTTAAAATCGGGAAATCAATTTCATATAATGTTTTTGATAAATCATTATCGCATACAGAGTGGGCACAAAAAGTAAAAAATCAAGTATATAAATTAAATTAA
- a CDS encoding MMPL family transporter produces the protein MKRFAELIIKLKWLIITAVVGLTVFFGYQLKDIEIDADVINSLPDDDSTAVLYTDIGNKYGGNTMGMVIIQADNIFDTKVLESVKQVTDTIKYIEGISTVTSLTDVIDIKGSDWGIEIGKLVDEYDLPATKIQLDSLKHRVMSKEMYKGNLVSEDETSTLVLFTLLDDADKQAVAKEVKEKITKLNLPEKISFGGIPMMMDDISTLLLVDMRNLIPITFIVIMLVLLISFRSARGVILPLLTASISIVWVLGIMQLSGYMLNLVSINMPVVLLAVGSAYTIHVINRVNECKEKDRRKALIIALTYIIIPVLLSGITTAFGFISFIFGAYLTMIRDFGMFTSLGVLIALLISVVFVPAVASAFSMYKSGKSLRKQKKSEDTFMGKILLIPFANLIVKHPKYITTIWIAVMIISILGIFNIKTSVNFIEYLQKDNPTRITENIIQKKFGGSIPVFVVFKGDMQSPDVLKTMIKTGDYMKEYPEIASTQSVADLIEEMNDVMGEGKKIPDEQAKIEQLWFLLDGQDIMSQLVTDDLDEGIIQSKFASAKSEDAEDFVAYMDKYIKENSTDDCQIILTGMPSVYVKLNDSLINSQFSSLLIAILMVVLIVALILRSFPKGIYAAVPIVATIIILFGFMGVTGIPLDIATVLVASIALGMGIDYSIHIITHFSKKFDEVKNINEAIKDSIMISGKAIIINVLSVAAGFLVLIFSHIVPIQNFGLLVALSMVGAGVGALTLLPVILILANRAKEKLYRSLDNGLKYIKKKTNKK, from the coding sequence ATGAAAAGATTTGCAGAACTAATTATAAAACTCAAATGGTTAATTATTACAGCTGTTGTTGGATTAACTGTTTTTTTTGGTTACCAACTTAAGGATATTGAAATTGATGCTGATGTTATAAATTCATTGCCCGATGATGATTCTACGGCTGTATTATATACCGATATTGGTAATAAATACGGCGGGAATACTATGGGAATGGTTATAATACAAGCGGATAATATTTTTGATACTAAAGTATTAGAAAGTGTAAAACAAGTTACTGACACTATTAAATATATTGAAGGAATTTCAACTGTAACAAGCCTTACAGATGTTATTGATATTAAAGGGAGTGATTGGGGAATTGAAATAGGCAAATTAGTTGATGAATATGATTTGCCTGCTACAAAAATTCAACTTGATAGTTTAAAGCATCGGGTAATGTCGAAAGAAATGTACAAAGGAAATCTTGTTTCTGAAGACGAAACGTCAACATTGGTATTGTTCACCCTACTTGATGATGCCGACAAACAAGCGGTAGCAAAAGAAGTAAAAGAAAAAATTACCAAACTAAATCTTCCCGAAAAAATAAGTTTCGGTGGAATACCAATGATGATGGATGATATATCAACCTTATTGTTGGTTGATATGAGGAATTTAATTCCTATTACATTTATTGTAATAATGTTAGTTCTTTTAATCAGTTTCAGGTCTGCCCGCGGAGTTATTTTACCTCTTTTAACAGCAAGTATTTCAATTGTTTGGGTTTTAGGGATTATGCAATTATCAGGTTATATGTTGAATTTAGTTTCAATCAATATGCCCGTTGTCCTACTTGCAGTTGGTAGTGCTTATACTATTCATGTTATTAACAGGGTAAATGAGTGTAAGGAAAAAGACAGGCGAAAAGCATTGATTATTGCTTTAACATATATTATTATCCCTGTATTACTATCAGGAATTACTACTGCCTTTGGTTTTATTTCATTTATTTTCGGAGCATATCTTACCATGATTCGCGATTTTGGAATGTTTACTTCTCTTGGTGTATTAATTGCTTTATTAATATCAGTTGTTTTTGTTCCTGCTGTTGCATCTGCATTTTCAATGTATAAATCCGGAAAATCTTTAAGGAAACAAAAAAAGTCAGAAGATACTTTTATGGGCAAAATACTACTCATCCCTTTTGCTAATTTAATTGTAAAACATCCTAAATATATTACTACAATATGGATTGCTGTTATGATAATAAGTATCCTGGGAATATTTAACATTAAAACCAGTGTTAATTTTATAGAATATCTTCAAAAAGATAATCCTACCCGAATTACAGAAAATATCATACAGAAAAAATTTGGAGGTTCTATACCTGTTTTTGTTGTTTTTAAAGGAGATATGCAAAGTCCTGATGTACTAAAAACAATGATTAAAACAGGGGATTATATGAAAGAATATCCTGAAATAGCATCAACACAATCGGTTGCAGATTTGATAGAAGAAATGAATGATGTTATGGGCGAAGGGAAAAAAATTCCTGATGAACAAGCAAAAATAGAGCAACTATGGTTTTTACTTGACGGACAAGATATTATGTCGCAATTGGTAACCGATGATTTAGATGAGGGGATAATCCAATCGAAATTTGCTTCTGCCAAGAGTGAAGATGCTGAGGATTTTGTGGCATATATGGACAAATATATAAAAGAGAATTCCACTGATGATTGCCAGATAATATTAACCGGTATGCCCTCGGTATATGTAAAATTAAACGATTCATTAATCAACAGCCAATTCAGCAGTCTTCTAATTGCCATATTAATGGTGGTTTTAATTGTAGCATTGATATTGCGTTCTTTTCCGAAAGGAATATATGCGGCAGTACCAATTGTAGCGACTATTATTATTCTGTTTGGCTTTATGGGTGTTACAGGTATTCCATTAGATATAGCGACCGTTCTCGTAGCAAGTATAGCACTTGGTATGGGTATCGACTATTCAATTCATATAATAACTCATTTTTCCAAAAAATTTGATGAGGTTAAGAATATAAACGAGGCAATAAAAGACAGTATAATGATTAGTGGTAAGGCTATTATTATAAATGTATTATCGGTAGCTGCAGGTTTCCTTGTATTAATATTTTCACATATTGTTCCGATACAAAATTTCGGACTGCTTGTAGCATTAAGTATGGTAGGTGCAGGTGTGGGAGCATTAACTCTTTTGCCTGTTATTTTAATTCTTGCTAACAGAGCAAAAGAAAAGTTATACAGAAGTTTAGACAATGGTTTAAAATATATTAAGAAAAAAACGAATAAAAAATGA
- a CDS encoding TetR/AcrR family transcriptional regulator: MAEDKIDTTREKILQVADKLFGRYGFYKTSMDEIAKIARKAKGSLYYHFKSKDELFREVVALEIKNLKSQLTVIVNDKNLRADVKIKKYLIKRMEVLNSAANYHETLKADFFEHFDFIDNLRDELDVWEKAQIHKIIQQGGDEGVFEKQNGETEALLDVFIMVLKGMEIPFFLQAKYNQYSPYFDELLKILIKGLS, from the coding sequence ATGGCAGAAGATAAAATTGATACAACACGAGAGAAAATTTTACAAGTGGCGGATAAGCTGTTTGGTCGCTACGGGTTTTATAAAACATCAATGGACGAGATTGCAAAAATAGCGAGAAAAGCAAAAGGTTCTTTATATTATCATTTCAAAAGTAAAGATGAGTTATTTAGGGAGGTCGTAGCTTTAGAAATTAAGAATTTAAAATCTCAATTAACTGTTATAGTAAATGACAAAAATTTACGTGCAGATGTGAAAATTAAAAAATATCTGATTAAAAGAATGGAAGTTTTAAATTCTGCTGCAAATTATCATGAAACATTAAAAGCAGATTTTTTTGAACATTTTGATTTTATTGATAATCTGAGAGATGAATTGGATGTCTGGGAAAAAGCCCAAATTCATAAAATTATACAACAAGGTGGTGATGAAGGTGTTTTTGAAAAACAAAACGGAGAAACAGAAGCCTTGCTTGACGTTTTTATAATGGTATTAAAAGGTATGGAGATACCGTTTTTTTTACAAGCTAAGTATAATCAATATTCGCCGTATTTTGATGAATTATTGAAAATATTAATAAAAGGATTGTCATAA
- a CDS encoding SDR family oxidoreductase yields MNSIKKYNLSLPKIQNREKVIQGGQKFKDKVVIITGASSGIGKACAFEFAEKGATVVLAARREDELRKIEETINNQGGKTLVVKTDVKEIDDCKNLIDKTVEKYEKIDVIINNAGISMRATFEDLDLAVIKELMDTNFFGAVYCTKFALPYLLKQKGTVIGISSISGLTPLPGRTGYSASKHAMDGFLNTLRLENIKKGLNVLVVHPGFTSSNIRNTALNKMGIPQKESPRDEEKMMSSERVAQIIAKAAYKRERDLILTPQGKLVVWLHKNFPSFTDRILLNEMAKEPDAPV; encoded by the coding sequence ATGAACAGCATAAAAAAATATAATTTATCGTTACCTAAAATTCAAAATCGTGAAAAGGTAATACAAGGCGGACAAAAATTTAAAGATAAAGTTGTAATTATTACCGGAGCTTCTTCCGGAATAGGGAAAGCATGTGCCTTTGAATTTGCAGAAAAAGGAGCAACTGTTGTTCTTGCTGCAAGAAGAGAAGATGAATTGAGAAAAATTGAAGAAACAATCAATAATCAAGGAGGAAAGACTTTGGTTGTAAAAACTGATGTAAAAGAAATTGACGATTGCAAGAATTTGATAGACAAAACAGTTGAAAAATACGAAAAAATTGATGTTATTATCAATAATGCAGGTATCTCAATGAGAGCAACTTTTGAAGATTTGGATTTAGCTGTTATAAAAGAACTGATGGATACAAATTTCTTCGGTGCTGTTTATTGCACTAAGTTTGCTTTGCCTTATTTATTAAAACAAAAGGGAACTGTAATCGGAATATCTTCAATATCAGGCCTTACACCCTTACCCGGCAGGACAGGTTACAGTGCATCGAAACATGCAATGGACGGGTTTTTAAATACATTAAGACTGGAAAACATAAAAAAAGGACTGAATGTATTAGTTGTACACCCCGGTTTTACAAGTTCAAATATTAGAAATACGGCATTGAACAAAATGGGCATACCCCAAAAAGAATCACCGAGAGATGAAGAAAAAATGATGTCTTCTGAAAGAGTAGCACAAATTATTGCAAAAGCTGCTTATAAACGAGAGCGAGATTTAATTTTAACTCCGCAGGGAAAACTTGTTGTATGGTTGCACAAAAATTTCCCGAGCTTTACTGACAGAATATTACTAAACGAAATGGCAAAAGAACCGGATGCTCCTGTATAA
- a CDS encoding N-acetyltransferase, with protein MGITIKEITSKNELREFVKFPDKLYFGNKFYIPALHKAELNTLDINQNPAFEFCEAKYWLAYINNEIVGRAAGIINHNYNKKTNKKYVRFGWLDFIENERVLQELMHAVETWAKQNNAEFIHGPLGFSSFDASGVLIEGFNELPTSFAHYNFLYYPKLIEELGYEKDVDWIEFNVKVPESVPENFIRIADLVKNKYKFHSAELKNKKDLLKYSSQIFQLLNDEYKDIYAFSELTKKQIIELKKQFISFLNPKYVSIILSTTNKVVAFGITMPSLSKALQKSKGKLFPFGFIRVLYALRKNDTADTLLIAIQKEYRDKGINALIFSDIMNTFIKKGITNLETTRELENNLKVKQLWSRFEHKQHKRARCYIKKL; from the coding sequence ATGGGAATTACTATAAAAGAAATAACAAGCAAAAATGAATTAAGAGAATTTGTTAAATTCCCTGATAAATTATATTTCGGTAACAAATTCTATATTCCTGCATTACATAAAGCCGAGTTAAATACTCTTGATATAAATCAAAATCCTGCATTTGAATTTTGTGAAGCAAAGTATTGGCTTGCATATATAAACAATGAAATTGTAGGTAGAGCAGCAGGTATAATAAATCATAACTATAACAAAAAAACAAATAAAAAGTATGTACGTTTCGGGTGGTTAGATTTTATTGAAAATGAAAGAGTTCTTCAAGAACTGATGCATGCTGTTGAAACTTGGGCAAAACAAAACAATGCAGAATTCATCCACGGCCCGCTTGGTTTTTCATCTTTTGATGCTTCCGGTGTACTGATTGAAGGATTTAATGAATTGCCTACATCTTTTGCTCATTATAACTTTCTGTACTATCCAAAACTTATAGAAGAATTAGGATATGAGAAAGATGTAGATTGGATTGAATTTAATGTAAAAGTTCCTGAATCTGTACCCGAAAATTTTATAAGAATAGCTGATTTAGTAAAGAATAAATACAAGTTTCACAGTGCCGAACTAAAAAACAAAAAAGATTTATTAAAATATTCATCCCAAATATTTCAACTTTTAAATGATGAATATAAAGACATTTATGCTTTTTCAGAATTAACAAAAAAGCAAATTATAGAATTAAAGAAACAATTTATCTCATTTCTTAATCCTAAATATGTATCAATTATTTTGAGTACAACAAATAAAGTAGTCGCTTTCGGAATTACAATGCCGTCACTTTCAAAAGCATTACAAAAATCCAAAGGTAAACTTTTCCCTTTTGGTTTTATTAGAGTATTGTATGCTTTACGAAAAAATGATACAGCAGATACATTACTTATTGCAATACAAAAAGAGTACCGAGACAAAGGAATTAATGCATTAATTTTTAGTGATATAATGAACACATTTATTAAAAAAGGAATTACAAATCTTGAAACAACACGTGAGTTGGAAAACAATCTCAAAGTTAAACAACTGTGGAGTCGTTTCGAGCATAAACAGCATAAAAGAGCAAGATGTTATATTAAAAAATTATAA
- a CDS encoding class I SAM-dependent methyltransferase produces the protein MKEKLRGIFFKIWYWYISTVDKNAEVIFMNYGYSTEKEELKLGRNDEKNRYSVQLYNHTATSTDIIEKDLLEVGCGRGGGLSYINRNLLPKSVTGVDLNKKAIEFCNKFYKEANSTFLQANAQTLPFEDNSFDVVLNVESSHRYPQAELFFNEVYRVLKPGGYFLFADFRYNFEINELELQLKNSNLQVEKKQDITPNVVKALKLATPGREILIKKIVPKLLQNLAKQFAATVGTPTYNKFLTRKFLYVCYVLRK, from the coding sequence ATGAAAGAAAAATTAAGAGGTATATTTTTTAAAATTTGGTATTGGTACATAAGTACTGTAGATAAAAATGCAGAAGTTATTTTTATGAATTACGGATATTCGACCGAAAAAGAGGAATTAAAACTTGGAAGAAACGATGAGAAAAACAGATATTCTGTTCAATTGTATAATCATACGGCAACAAGTACAGATATAATAGAGAAAGACCTGTTGGAAGTGGGGTGCGGACGAGGCGGAGGATTATCATATATCAATCGAAATTTGTTACCAAAAAGTGTTACCGGTGTTGATTTGAATAAAAAAGCAATTGAATTTTGCAACAAATTTTATAAAGAGGCAAACAGTACATTTTTGCAGGCAAATGCACAAACTTTACCTTTTGAAGATAACTCCTTTGATGTAGTGTTAAATGTAGAATCATCACATCGTTATCCTCAAGCTGAATTATTTTTTAATGAAGTTTATCGTGTATTGAAACCGGGCGGATACTTTTTGTTTGCCGATTTCAGGTATAATTTTGAAATTAATGAATTAGAACTGCAACTAAAAAATTCTAATCTGCAAGTTGAGAAAAAACAAGATATTACTCCAAATGTTGTTAAAGCATTAAAACTTGCAACACCCGGCAGAGAAATATTAATAAAAAAAATAGTTCCGAAATTATTACAAAATTTAGCTAAACAATTTGCGGCAACTGTGGGAACTCCCACTTATAATAAATTTTTAACACGTAAGTTTTTATATGTCTGTTATGTTTTAAGAAAATAA
- a CDS encoding ketoacyl-ACP synthase III, producing the protein MYINSISYYIPEQIVPNSYFEDKNGLSDEWIVKRTGIKERRIASRYGNTNTMAIDAVKEALKVLPYSISDVDLIVGATYTPYDTVVNIAHFVQNHFNIDKVKAVTISSACSSFVNAVEIVQGYFAMNKAEKALVIASEHNTAYADVEDKQSCHLWGDGASAVFISKNKISYNDIEIIDVYSEGLGNVGKAIEAVCLHPQNGGIKMPFGKDVFINANNYMISALTDILEKNNFSVNDLDYVIPHQANIRIIEHIREELNICEEKALVNIDKLGNTGCASTPIAFSQNQKKFQKGDLIGITVFGGGYSSGAILLKK; encoded by the coding sequence ATGTACATTAATTCTATTTCATACTATATACCGGAACAAATAGTTCCAAACAGTTATTTCGAGGATAAAAACGGATTGTCTGATGAATGGATTGTCAAAAGAACCGGAATAAAAGAGCGCAGAATAGCATCACGATACGGAAATACTAACACGATGGCTATTGATGCTGTAAAAGAAGCCCTAAAAGTTCTCCCTTATTCTATATCAGATGTTGATTTAATTGTTGGGGCAACTTACACACCATATGATACTGTAGTGAACATTGCTCACTTTGTCCAAAATCATTTCAATATAGATAAAGTAAAAGCAGTAACAATATCTTCTGCATGTTCTTCTTTTGTAAATGCTGTTGAAATTGTTCAAGGATATTTTGCAATGAATAAAGCCGAAAAAGCATTAGTAATTGCATCAGAACATAATACAGCATATGCTGATGTAGAAGACAAGCAATCCTGTCATTTATGGGGTGACGGAGCTTCTGCCGTTTTTATTTCGAAAAACAAAATATCTTACAATGATATTGAAATTATTGATGTCTATTCAGAAGGTTTAGGAAATGTAGGAAAAGCCATAGAAGCTGTTTGTTTACATCCGCAAAACGGCGGGATAAAAATGCCTTTTGGTAAAGATGTTTTTATAAATGCAAATAATTATATGATAAGTGCTTTAACAGATATTCTTGAAAAAAACAATTTTTCAGTTAATGATTTGGATTATGTTATTCCGCATCAAGCAAATATTCGCATAATTGAACATATCAGAGAAGAACTGAATATTTGCGAAGAAAAAGCGCTTGTTAATATTGATAAATTAGGAAATACCGGTTGTGCAAGTACCCCGATTGCATTTTCTCAAAATCAGAAAAAATTTCAAAAAGGAGATTTAATCGGAATAACAGTTTTTGGAGGAGGATACTCAAGCGGTGCAATTTTACTTAAAAAATAA